The Deltaproteobacteria bacterium genome has a segment encoding these proteins:
- a CDS encoding co-chaperone GroES, translating to MKIQPLEDRVLIKPLEEKEKKLGTIIIPDTVKEKPQIGVVEAVGTDEELKKIVKAGDKVLFGKYSGTEFEIDGVNYLIVQKSDVLGVLKD from the coding sequence ATGAAAATACAACCGTTAGAGGACAGAGTGTTGATAAAACCTCTGGAAGAGAAAGAAAAGAAACTCGGGACTATTATCATCCCGGATACTGTAAAGGAAAAGCCTCAGATTGGCGTAGTAGAGGCGGTTGGTACGGATGAAGAGCTTAAAAAGATTGTAAAGGCCGGTGATAAGGTGCTATTTGGAAAGTATAGTGGGACAGAATTTGAGATCGATGGCGTTAATTATCTCATTGTACAGAAGTCAGATGTACTCGGTGTTTTGAAAGATTAG
- a CDS encoding flagellar assembly protein T N-terminal domain-containing protein — protein sequence MNLYKFKSFVFIISFLLLTTINLSADPGNNVTATTVQGTISKITVEGTAMVINGDQTTARNAAINNALKKAVEQEVSAILTSKAIIDNYNLLSNKIYSNTTSYIHNYKIISEGQSNNIYSVTAQVTVGTDHLKNDLSAIGLLMKQKRMPKVAVIILEQNIGKKRFESSLFYAPSMLYGGYVVRDVSIVNETGDMSIAENEMMQKLLDSGFNVVDEATVLKDIKLHNALRIENLDDDTIKDIGKISNADVVIYGKALAMLYGKVEGSEMKSVQADVSLRAVDADDGRVLASGEQHAASVNIDEITAGNDAIKKATDELADSMIAIIQNKWKREMNNGSIIQLTVNGIKTAGDIAALKDALMATSGVKDAYTRSMGNGSATVDVDYKGSASSLVTSLLNNKTITTLYNITGTTMNTIEIGIK from the coding sequence GTGAATTTATATAAATTCAAATCATTTGTGTTTATTATTTCTTTTTTATTATTAACAACTATAAATCTTTCTGCTGATCCGGGGAATAATGTAACTGCTACTACTGTTCAGGGAACAATCAGTAAGATTACAGTAGAAGGCACTGCAATGGTAATAAATGGGGATCAAACAACAGCTCGAAATGCTGCTATTAATAATGCATTGAAGAAGGCTGTAGAACAGGAAGTTAGCGCAATCCTGACATCTAAGGCAATAATTGATAATTACAACTTATTGAGTAATAAAATATATTCTAACACCACAAGCTATATTCATAACTACAAAATAATAAGCGAGGGGCAGAGTAACAATATTTATTCAGTTACTGCTCAGGTAACTGTTGGTACGGATCACCTTAAAAATGATTTAAGTGCTATTGGCCTATTGATGAAACAAAAAAGAATGCCAAAGGTTGCTGTGATCATACTTGAACAGAATATAGGTAAAAAAAGATTCGAATCCTCTTTATTCTATGCACCTTCAATGCTTTATGGAGGATATGTTGTAAGGGATGTGAGTATAGTGAATGAAACGGGTGATATGTCTATTGCCGAAAATGAGATGATGCAAAAACTTCTTGATAGTGGATTTAATGTGGTTGATGAGGCAACAGTTTTAAAGGATATAAAACTTCACAACGCCTTAAGGATTGAAAACCTCGATGATGATACGATAAAAGATATTGGTAAAATCTCAAATGCGGATGTTGTTATTTACGGAAAGGCACTTGCCATGCTTTACGGGAAAGTAGAAGGTTCTGAGATGAAGTCAGTGCAGGCAGATGTTTCTTTAAGAGCAGTAGATGCGGATGATGGACGTGTACTTGCATCAGGTGAACAGCATGCTGCATCAGTTAATATAGATGAAATTACGGCAGGTAACGATGCTATAAAAAAGGCTACTGATGAACTTGCCGATTCAATGATAGCCATTATTCAAAATAAATGGAAGCGAGAAATGAACAACGGCTCGATTATCCAGCTTACGGTGAATGGAATAAAAACAGCAGGTGATATTGCTGCCTTAAAAGATGCTTTAATGGCAACATCCGGTGTAAAGGATGCTTATACAAGAAGTATGGGTAATGGATCTGCAACAGTGGATGTTGATTATAAAGGGAGTGCATCATCCCTGGTTACATCATTGCTCAACAATAAAACGATTACAACTTTATACAACATTACAGGTACGACAATGAATACAATCGAGATCGGAATAAAGTGA
- a CDS encoding CsgG/HfaB family protein, whose product MKTKILTIMIILIGFISSSCATTYKEVEVPGPSQQPVAGRIQNYTGPKKRICIVDFTNKTEYGQGRLGKAASDILATELFKSGGFILVERQKMQELLNEQSLGQTGAINPATAAKAGEILGCAAIVTGSISQFGVRVLGENYGVYKKKVQKADCTVDVRVVDTTTGQVLFADSGTGEYEQKATQVFGLGQYAGYDENLGQNALRSAITKFVSNLIQQLQSVQWTGRIAVVNGNRVFINAGQKTGLRIGDELIVTSLGEEITDPQTGLVIGREPGPTIGRLKIIAFFGNDGSVALVESGGGFKRGDQVKLAQ is encoded by the coding sequence ATGAAAACAAAGATATTAACAATAATGATAATACTCATTGGTTTTATCTCTTCAAGTTGTGCAACTACTTATAAAGAAGTGGAGGTTCCAGGCCCTTCTCAACAGCCTGTAGCAGGCAGGATTCAAAACTACACAGGACCCAAAAAAAGGATATGTATAGTAGATTTTACGAATAAGACAGAATATGGACAGGGCAGGCTTGGAAAAGCAGCGTCTGACATACTTGCTACGGAATTATTCAAATCGGGCGGATTTATTCTTGTAGAAAGACAAAAAATGCAAGAACTGTTGAATGAACAGTCTCTTGGACAAACAGGTGCTATAAACCCTGCAACAGCAGCAAAGGCTGGCGAGATACTTGGATGTGCAGCCATAGTAACCGGTTCTATCTCTCAATTTGGAGTAAGGGTACTTGGAGAGAACTATGGTGTATACAAGAAAAAGGTTCAGAAAGCCGATTGTACGGTTGATGTAAGAGTAGTTGATACTACAACCGGACAGGTGCTTTTTGCAGATTCTGGCACAGGTGAGTATGAACAAAAAGCAACACAGGTATTTGGTCTTGGGCAATACGCGGGGTATGATGAAAATCTTGGTCAAAACGCATTACGCTCTGCAATCACAAAATTTGTGAGTAATCTTATACAGCAGTTACAATCCGTTCAATGGACGGGCAGAATCGCTGTCGTCAATGGTAACAGGGTCTTTATAAATGCAGGTCAAAAAACGGGTTTACGGATTGGAGATGAATTGATTGTTACATCACTTGGTGAGGAAATAACCGATCCACAAACAGGGCTTGTCATAGGCAGAGAACCAGGTCCTACAATAGGTAGATTGAAAATTATCGCCTTTTTTGGAAATGACGGCTCTGTAGCTTTGGTAGAATCTGGTGGTGGATTTAAAAGAGGGGATCAGGTAAAACTTGCCCAATAA
- a CDS encoding PEGA domain-containing protein, which yields MLKKLSIAAIMISLMLLGCGMPSETLKTVGSEGIVKIIADPGSADVYVDGNYIGKAYRFNGNPELLKLAHGTHTIELKKDGYQTYTTRIFVGNQAIDTVNIMLIKNP from the coding sequence ATGTTAAAGAAGCTATCCATAGCAGCTATTATGATTTCTTTAATGTTGTTAGGCTGCGGCATGCCGTCAGAAACATTAAAAACAGTAGGCAGCGAAGGGATTGTAAAGATCATTGCAGACCCGGGTAGTGCTGATGTTTATGTTGATGGTAATTATATTGGTAAGGCATATAGATTTAACGGTAATCCGGAATTGCTTAAACTTGCACACGGAACCCATACAATAGAGCTGAAAAAGGATGGCTATCAAACTTACACGACAAGAATATTTGTTGGCAATCAAGCGATTGATACCGTAAACATAATGCTCATAAAGAATCCTTAA
- a CDS encoding CDP-alcohol phosphatidyltransferase family protein, translating to MNKRSALITIPNILTFIRIFLIPVLFLLIKNNQQEAAFYLLIGMGFTDLLDGFIARTFNQMSKLGSYLDPIADKLLTTSLFITLTLYNHIPLWLTIIVIGRDVIIAVGLFVIFLPQKFPVVSPSYLGKFTTFAQAITLIISISSGIRYFNSVLSSFFMPSVYITALFTIVSLIQYIHRGIVMLEDRRMTDKS from the coding sequence GTGAATAAAAGGTCTGCTTTGATTACAATACCCAATATCCTTACCTTTATAAGGATATTTTTGATACCCGTTTTATTTTTACTTATAAAAAACAATCAGCAAGAAGCTGCGTTTTACCTTTTGATAGGCATGGGGTTTACTGATTTGCTGGATGGTTTTATAGCAAGAACATTTAATCAAATGTCAAAACTTGGTTCATATCTTGACCCCATTGCAGATAAACTGCTTACAACTTCATTATTTATAACTCTCACGCTTTATAACCACATTCCATTATGGCTTACTATAATAGTTATAGGAAGGGATGTTATAATAGCTGTTGGATTGTTTGTTATCTTTTTGCCTCAGAAGTTTCCTGTGGTTTCACCTTCTTATCTGGGCAAGTTTACAACTTTTGCTCAGGCAATAACATTAATTATTTCCATATCAAGCGGTATAAGATATTTTAATAGCGTACTGAGCAGTTTTTTTATGCCGTCTGTGTATATAACGGCTTTGTTTACCATTGTCTCGTTGATCCAGTATATTCATCGCGGTATCGTAATGTTAGAGGACAGAAGGATGACTGACAAAAGTTAG
- the gltX gene encoding glutamate--tRNA ligase: MNNDVRVRFAPSPTGYLHIGGARTALFNYLFARHNNGKFILRIEDTDQARSTKESVDAIINGLRWLGLDWDEGPYFQSQRYDLYRSHIEILLKEEKAYKCFCTQEELEEKRQKALKEKRKPIYDRTCRSIKDKPSDKSYVVRFKSPLYGTTIVNDIVKGNVVFNNEEIEDFVIMRSDGSMTYNFVVVVDDVDMHITHIIRGDDHLNNTPKQVLLYQAFDYSVPQFAHIPLIHGEDRARLSKRHGASSVEAYRDTGYLSEALVNYLVRLGWSYGDKEVFTMQEMIENFSLDSVSKSAAIFNPDKLLWLNALYLREKRAEDIIKLLEPFCEKVGIGFDTTQDFLKLIDETKKRSRTVVELLDMMDYYFKEELNYDQKMAGKLFTQERVSSFNEIIKRLTSMNGFTKDGIESAIKGYASETGVKLGDIAQPIRLAITGRIVSPGLFDIMEILGKGRVIERLQKAIKYIQYKGNVKQD, translated from the coding sequence ATGAATAATGATGTAAGGGTTAGGTTTGCACCGAGTCCAACGGGTTATCTGCACATAGGCGGAGCCAGAACTGCGCTTTTTAATTATCTGTTTGCAAGGCATAACAACGGTAAATTTATTTTAAGAATAGAAGATACCGATCAAGCCCGTTCTACAAAAGAATCTGTCGATGCCATCATAAATGGTCTTAGGTGGCTCGGGCTTGATTGGGATGAAGGCCCTTATTTCCAATCACAAAGATACGATTTGTACAGATCACATATAGAGATACTTTTGAAAGAAGAAAAAGCATACAAATGTTTTTGCACGCAAGAAGAGCTTGAAGAAAAAAGGCAAAAGGCATTAAAAGAAAAAAGAAAACCCATCTATGACAGAACGTGCAGAAGCATTAAGGATAAACCTTCGGATAAATCCTATGTTGTGAGATTTAAATCGCCCTTGTATGGAACAACGATCGTAAATGATATTGTAAAGGGCAACGTCGTTTTTAATAACGAAGAGATAGAAGACTTTGTTATTATGCGGAGTGATGGAAGTATGACTTACAACTTCGTTGTTGTTGTCGATGATGTTGATATGCATATTACACATATTATAAGAGGTGATGATCACCTTAACAATACTCCAAAGCAGGTTTTGCTGTATCAGGCGTTTGATTACTCTGTACCTCAATTTGCCCACATACCTCTTATACATGGTGAGGATAGAGCAAGATTATCCAAAAGGCATGGTGCATCCTCGGTAGAGGCGTATAGAGACACCGGTTATCTATCAGAGGCACTGGTCAATTATCTTGTAAGGCTTGGCTGGTCTTACGGCGATAAAGAAGTTTTTACAATGCAGGAGATGATAGAAAACTTTAGTCTTGACAGTGTATCAAAGTCTGCCGCTATCTTCAATCCCGACAAGCTCCTATGGCTCAACGCCTTATACCTTCGTGAAAAGCGTGCAGAGGATATCATAAAACTCTTAGAACCATTTTGTGAAAAGGTTGGTATCGGGTTTGACACAACGCAGGATTTTTTAAAACTTATAGATGAAACCAAGAAGCGATCGCGGACAGTTGTCGAACTGCTTGATATGATGGACTATTACTTTAAGGAAGAATTAAACTATGATCAAAAGATGGCGGGAAAGCTATTTACCCAAGAGAGGGTATCTTCTTTCAATGAGATTATAAAAAGGCTGACATCGATGAATGGTTTTACAAAAGACGGAATAGAATCTGCTATAAAAGGCTATGCCTCAGAAACGGGGGTAAAACTTGGAGATATTGCCCAACCGATAAGGCTTGCAATAACGGGCAGGATTGTAAGTCCAGGGCTTTTTGATATTATGGAGATTCTCGGGAAAGGCAGAGTAATAGAAAGATTGCAAAAAGCAATTAAATATATACAATATAAGGGTAATGTTAAACAGGATTAA
- a CDS encoding LysM peptidoglycan-binding domain-containing protein: MLNRIKILSGIVIATFIFGCAHIQSYTTLQKDKAANALKFAKSQGATVYNKAEYEEAFKLYKQGIEKQRKSMTGEANTLFSLSTQLANEVAVIAKENSIRAEKERKIILSHVQQFAKKKQTVTLKVKLAPFPKPVMIAKYNTPAGKITKTVKQKTVIKTVVLSKNKIYTVVKGDCLWDIAKKGYIYGNPALWPLIYWKNRNRIINPNYIYPEQKIIIPEKSYSKEKIRRIMEYIRKKHFL, from the coding sequence ATGTTAAACAGGATTAAGATTCTATCAGGTATCGTTATAGCAACTTTTATATTTGGGTGTGCCCACATCCAATCCTATACTACGCTACAAAAAGATAAGGCAGCTAACGCTTTAAAATTTGCAAAATCACAGGGTGCAACCGTGTATAATAAGGCAGAGTATGAAGAGGCTTTTAAACTTTATAAACAGGGTATAGAAAAGCAAAGAAAATCCATGACGGGTGAAGCAAATACCCTGTTCTCTTTGAGTACCCAATTAGCAAATGAAGTGGCGGTGATTGCAAAAGAAAACAGCATCAGAGCTGAGAAGGAAAGAAAAATTATCTTATCACATGTGCAACAATTTGCTAAGAAAAAGCAAACCGTTACTCTAAAAGTTAAACTTGCTCCATTCCCAAAGCCAGTCATGATTGCAAAATATAATACACCCGCCGGTAAAATAACAAAGACGGTAAAGCAAAAAACTGTCATAAAAACTGTGGTGTTATCAAAAAATAAAATTTATACAGTGGTAAAAGGCGATTGCTTATGGGACATAGCAAAAAAAGGGTACATTTATGGCAATCCGGCACTCTGGCCATTAATATACTGGAAAAATAGAAATAGAATCATAAATCCAAACTATATATATCCGGAACAAAAAATAATTATTCCCGAAAAATCTTACAGCAAAGAAAAGATAAGACGTATAATGGAGTATATCCGCAAAAAGCATTTTTTATAA
- a CDS encoding cation diffusion facilitator family transporter, with protein MSTHNHNGLNKNKKGLVIALIITVIFMFVELIGGFLSGSLALISDAGHMITDVFAIGFSIFAFKMAERPATETKTYGYHRLEVMAAFINGIILTALSLIIFYEAYGRIVSPQKINGILMLSIASIGFIANIIGIILLKESQRDNINTRGAFLHIVGDAISSIGVIAGGLFIIFRHWYFVDPLISILIGGIILRSAVGLIIESGGIMLEYVPRGIKLEEVTNSILGVRGVLNVHDLHVWTITSGFHAMSTHVQIDDQKISNATEMVHKIEHILGERYNINHTTIQLECETCSGIVVCSAATKSVNSKDAVKEQDRL; from the coding sequence ATGAGTACACATAACCATAATGGATTAAATAAAAATAAAAAAGGGCTTGTGATAGCCCTTATCATTACGGTTATTTTTATGTTTGTAGAACTGATAGGCGGGTTTTTAAGCGGAAGTCTCGCGCTGATTAGCGATGCGGGACACATGATAACGGATGTATTTGCAATCGGATTCAGTATATTTGCATTCAAAATGGCAGAGAGGCCTGCAACCGAAACAAAAACCTACGGATATCATCGCCTTGAGGTAATGGCTGCATTTATAAATGGTATTATTTTAACAGCACTTTCTTTGATCATATTTTATGAAGCTTATGGCAGGATCGTATCCCCGCAAAAGATAAATGGTATACTGATGCTCTCTATAGCTTCTATAGGATTTATTGCCAATATCATAGGAATAATTTTACTAAAGGAATCTCAGAGGGATAATATAAATACGAGAGGTGCATTTTTGCACATTGTAGGTGATGCGATTTCTTCAATAGGTGTCATAGCCGGCGGTTTGTTTATAATTTTCAGACACTGGTATTTTGTGGATCCTCTAATCAGTATACTGATAGGGGGCATTATTTTGAGAAGTGCTGTGGGACTTATAATAGAATCTGGCGGTATAATGCTTGAGTATGTCCCTCGCGGTATTAAACTTGAAGAAGTTACAAACTCAATACTCGGCGTTAGAGGTGTTTTAAATGTACATGACCTGCACGTCTGGACTATTACCTCGGGTTTTCATGCGATGAGTACACACGTGCAAATAGATGATCAAAAGATAAGCAATGCTACAGAAATGGTACACAAGATAGAGCATATTTTAGGTGAGAGATATAACATAAATCATACAACAATACAGCTTGAGTGCGAAACTTGCAGCGGTATCGTGGTGTGTAGTGCAGCGACAAAATCCGTGAACTCAAAGGATGCGGTTAAAGAACAGGACAGGCTGTAA
- a CDS encoding carboxypeptidase-like regulatory domain-containing protein has translation MKSILSNKHVWFVSAVLLFSAIVLSNCSGGSGYVPGNSNSSVCSQSLSADMKKLLNCPTTPSAPPTAPTNTNLPPSIVVANSGVFSYNCFVPPTGSTIAVTVSATDFQTNESIPDSTINFFSTTSDTVKNNPPDSTVNTGSNGWLPGLLPTGIPVAVEGINSASGYKNTYQFGLTLSPTDANSIFKVLLISSNTVNLVTALSHVTQDWTNDGAIAGTVWDCSGNPIQNAIVTLVNAGTDVSVSANIIYFRYSSGLGDIPDPTLTLTSSDGIFLAFNVPPGDYDVIAQGVLPNGNALVELGRSYVESFAGSVSISNIQPETSTTVTTTSIQ, from the coding sequence ATGAAATCAATACTGTCAAATAAACATGTGTGGTTTGTATCCGCAGTACTTTTGTTTTCTGCAATTGTGTTATCAAATTGCAGTGGTGGATCCGGTTATGTTCCTGGAAACAGCAACAGCAGTGTATGTTCACAATCACTTTCGGCTGACATGAAAAAGCTTCTTAACTGTCCAACAACACCTTCCGCTCCGCCAACAGCACCTACCAACACTAATTTGCCTCCGTCGATTGTTGTAGCCAATAGCGGCGTTTTTTCTTATAACTGTTTTGTTCCACCAACAGGTTCTACTATTGCAGTAACCGTATCTGCAACAGATTTTCAAACTAATGAATCTATTCCGGATTCTACAATTAATTTTTTCTCTACAACATCAGATACAGTTAAAAATAATCCGCCCGATAGTACCGTTAACACGGGTTCAAACGGGTGGCTGCCGGGTTTACTTCCCACGGGCATTCCAGTTGCAGTTGAGGGGATCAATTCCGCCAGCGGGTATAAAAATACTTATCAGTTTGGTCTTACACTTTCACCTACAGATGCAAACTCTATTTTTAAGGTTTTACTGATTTCAAGTAATACGGTAAACCTCGTCACTGCATTATCGCACGTCACACAGGATTGGACAAATGACGGTGCAATAGCAGGCACTGTATGGGATTGCTCCGGCAACCCAATTCAAAATGCAATCGTGACACTTGTCAATGCAGGCACAGACGTTTCCGTGTCAGCGAATATAATTTATTTCAGGTATAGCTCTGGCCTCGGCGATATTCCGGACCCCACTTTAACATTGACCTCTTCTGACGGGATATTTTTAGCGTTTAATGTTCCACCAGGTGATTACGATGTTATTGCACAGGGCGTTCTGCCAAACGGAAATGCCCTTGTAGAACTCGGGAGAAGCTATGTGGAATCATTTGCAGGTAGTGTAAGTATCTCAAACATACAGCCCGAGACATCCACAACAGTCACTACCACATCAATTCAATAG
- a CDS encoding secondary thiamine-phosphate synthase enzyme YjbQ, with protein sequence MKTISVVTKKRIEMIDVTSEINNMLKRLGAVRGVCYLFVPHTTSGITINENADPAVKQDILDTLDKVAPYNDNYHHKEGNADAHIKSSVIGVTLSLFVENGRLVLGTWQSAFFCEFDGPRTRSLLLEFTPL encoded by the coding sequence ATGAAGACCATTTCTGTTGTTACCAAAAAAAGGATTGAGATGATTGATGTTACTTCAGAGATAAACAACATGTTAAAAAGATTGGGGGCTGTAAGAGGCGTATGCTATCTGTTTGTCCCACATACAACCTCTGGTATTACGATAAATGAGAATGCTGATCCTGCTGTTAAACAGGACATACTTGATACACTGGATAAGGTTGCCCCATACAATGACAACTATCATCATAAAGAAGGCAATGCAGATGCACATATTAAATCAAGTGTTATAGGCGTCACATTGTCATTGTTTGTTGAAAACGGCAGGCTTGTTCTTGGAACATGGCAGTCTGCATTTTTCTGTGAGTTTGACGGACCAAGGACGAGAAGCCTTTTGTTAGAATTTACCCCTTTATGA
- a CDS encoding TIGR02266 family protein — MNLIYHARTQRKLICMPVLLSIESINKFKIDYTTDMSIGGLLIQTEEPYDKGTKLDIRFRIPGAIKLIEVKGEVVWSHKYIPGTEPTQESLPGMGIRFLELDEQSRHYITSYVESKKGISEEDIFVDGFDSTN; from the coding sequence ATGAATTTAATATATCATGCACGTACACAAAGAAAACTCATCTGTATGCCTGTCCTTCTATCTATAGAGAGTATCAATAAATTCAAGATTGATTATACAACGGATATGAGTATTGGAGGATTACTTATTCAAACAGAAGAGCCTTATGATAAAGGTACAAAACTTGATATAAGATTTAGGATACCAGGGGCAATTAAGCTTATCGAGGTAAAAGGTGAAGTTGTCTGGTCCCATAAATACATACCTGGAACAGAACCAACACAGGAATCTCTGCCTGGAATGGGTATAAGGTTTTTAGAACTCGATGAACAGAGCAGACACTATATAACGTCTTATGTAGAGAGCAAGAAAGGCATAAGTGAGGAAGACATATTTGTTGACGGGTTTGACTCCACAAATTAA
- a CDS encoding DUF502 domain-containing protein gives MTGLTPQIKKTLGSKIRNIFIAGIAVFIPIIITIFILNVLVSWSDGLLKILPGVANPLTYIHIPGISLVIALVIIFIMGLMTYNYIGQKLLIIMEDIFAKIPFIKGIYSGAKQITEAFTEDKNKFSRVVLAEFPGAGSYAIGFAISEAVINNPEPARYLTVFIPTVPNPTSGFYLFVKQSNLYEINISVEEAFRIILTMGVGMNKPINAAPFIKGL, from the coding sequence TTGACGGGTTTGACTCCACAAATTAAAAAGACATTGGGTTCAAAGATAAGGAACATCTTTATCGCCGGTATAGCTGTATTTATACCAATTATTATTACTATCTTTATTTTGAATGTACTTGTTTCATGGTCTGATGGCTTGCTAAAGATACTCCCTGGTGTAGCAAATCCTTTAACCTATATTCATATACCGGGCATAAGCCTTGTTATTGCCCTGGTGATAATATTTATTATGGGGTTGATGACATACAATTATATCGGCCAAAAGCTGTTAATTATAATGGAAGACATCTTTGCAAAAATTCCATTTATCAAGGGTATCTATTCAGGTGCGAAACAGATAACAGAGGCATTTACAGAAGACAAAAATAAGTTTAGCAGAGTAGTGCTTGCAGAGTTTCCTGGGGCGGGAAGTTATGCAATAGGATTTGCCATTAGTGAAGCAGTTATAAATAATCCGGAACCCGCAAGATATCTTACCGTTTTCATACCAACTGTTCCTAATCCGACATCCGGGTTTTATTTATTTGTTAAACAATCTAATTTATATGAGATAAATATTTCTGTAGAGGAAGCTTTCAGAATCATACTTACTATGGGTGTTGGTATGAACAAACCAATCAATGCGGCACCTTTTATAAAAGGCTTGTAA
- a CDS encoding histidine triad nucleotide-binding protein: MEDCLFCQIVEGKIPSKKVYEDEDVIVIEDIRPVAPVHLLVIPKKHIPTLVDIRQEDQLLIGKMMFVAKQMAEKTGISEKGFKAVFNVKQWGGQTIYHIHLHIVGGAPLRIHVA; this comes from the coding sequence ATGGAAGATTGTTTATTCTGCCAGATAGTGGAAGGTAAAATACCGTCCAAAAAGGTTTATGAAGATGAGGATGTAATTGTAATAGAAGATATAAGACCGGTTGCACCGGTGCATTTGCTTGTTATTCCAAAGAAACATATCCCTACACTTGTTGATATAAGACAGGAGGATCAGCTGCTTATTGGTAAGATGATGTTCGTAGCAAAACAAATGGCAGAAAAAACGGGTATTTCTGAAAAAGGATTTAAAGCTGTATTTAATGTTAAACAATGGGGAGGGCAGACAATATACCACATACACCTTCATATAGTAGGCGGAGCTCCTTTAAGAATTCACGTCGCATAA
- the lpxC gene encoding UDP-3-O-acyl-N-acetylglucosamine deacetylase, producing MFQKTVKEKVICEGYGLHTGEFSRVTIHPAEASYGIVFIKKNGSSIRYIPLKPQSIKNTLFATTIGDEVVTISTVEHLLATLNGFGIDNAIIEVEGDELPGGDGSANIFSQAIFDAGVITFSDLSNAITFDRKFTVEYNDGYITYLPDDLLTINGTIDFSHPKILKQVFVYKNSMERFISDLSNARTFGFLKDYSTMQALGLAKGSSLENTIVLDETDVMNIGGLRYNDEFIRHKILDLLGDLYIIGNTINGRINSYKSGHALNHLFVQQIISMMESNTIIEQELIKPAVVFSY from the coding sequence ATGTTTCAAAAAACTGTAAAAGAAAAGGTAATATGTGAAGGGTATGGTTTACATACAGGAGAGTTCTCGCGCGTAACAATTCATCCTGCGGAGGCGTCGTACGGAATAGTCTTCATTAAAAAGAACGGCAGTTCAATTAGGTATATTCCTCTTAAACCTCAAAGCATTAAAAACACGTTATTTGCTACAACAATAGGAGACGAGGTAGTAACCATTTCAACAGTAGAACATCTATTAGCAACACTAAATGGCTTTGGAATAGACAACGCTATAATCGAAGTTGAAGGGGATGAACTCCCGGGAGGGGATGGAAGCGCTAACATATTTTCCCAGGCTATTTTTGATGCAGGCGTTATAACATTCTCGGATTTATCAAATGCAATAACTTTTGATAGAAAATTTACAGTAGAATATAATGATGGATATATAACATATCTACCCGATGATTTGCTAACGATAAATGGAACTATAGACTTTAGTCATCCAAAGATATTAAAACAAGTATTTGTTTATAAAAATTCCATGGAACGCTTTATCTCGGATTTATCAAATGCAAGAACTTTTGGATTCTTGAAAGACTATTCCACAATGCAGGCACTCGGGCTTGCAAAAGGTTCTTCGCTTGAAAATACGATTGTACTTGATGAAACGGATGTCATGAATATAGGGGGTTTAAGATACAACGATGAGTTTATTAGACATAAGATACTTGATCTTTTGGGGGATCTTTACATCATAGGTAATACAATCAACGGACGTATAAACAGCTACAAAAGCGGTCACGCACTCAACCATCTCTTTGTACAACAAATAATTTCGATGATGGAAAGCAATACCATAATAGAACAAGAGTTAATAAAGCCTGCCGTTGTATTTTCGTATTAA